The following coding sequences are from one Atribacteraceae bacterium window:
- a CDS encoding 50S ribosomal protein L25, with protein sequence MAQKETTTIHLEPREENGKSAVRKMRRSGWIPGVLYSQTSGLEKALSVKIKTRELLGVMQVPGVTHHLLDLAMPDGVRKGIIKSVQRNPCKEEIWHIDFYGVRTDQKLTLTVPVIIKGYAEGVKMGGILEQISTQVLIECLPDAIPEGIEVDITALEIGDLVHVRDLTVPEGVEIKENADEVILLVAAPRAVVEEAVTLEEEGIVEPKRVGEEEEEV encoded by the coding sequence ATGGCTCAGAAAGAGACGACAACCATTCATCTGGAACCCAGAGAAGAGAACGGCAAGTCGGCCGTCAGAAAAATGAGACGGAGCGGCTGGATTCCCGGAGTGCTCTATTCTCAGACGAGCGGGCTGGAAAAGGCGTTATCGGTCAAAATAAAAACCCGAGAGCTGCTCGGGGTTATGCAGGTCCCTGGTGTGACTCATCACCTTCTTGACTTGGCTATGCCAGACGGCGTCAGGAAGGGGATAATCAAGAGTGTCCAGAGAAATCCCTGTAAAGAGGAAATTTGGCACATTGATTTTTACGGGGTAAGGACTGACCAGAAACTGACTCTGACTGTTCCGGTGATCATCAAGGGCTACGCCGAGGGTGTCAAGATGGGCGGAATCCTCGAACAGATTAGCACCCAGGTGTTGATTGAGTGCCTGCCCGATGCCATTCCGGAGGGCATTGAAGTCGACATCACCGCCTTGGAAATCGGCGACTTGGTGCACGTCCGGGATCTGACTGTCCCGGAGGGAGTGGAGATCAAAGAGAATGCCGACGAAGTAATCCTCCTCGTCGCCGCACCGCGTGCCGTCGTTGAAGAGGCAGTGACACTCGAAGAAGAGGGGATTGTCGAACCCAAGAGAGTCGGTGAGGAAGAGGAGGAAGTATAG
- a CDS encoding ribose-phosphate pyrophosphokinase yields MIGYNEISQHLKIFSGTANEHLAQEICWYLDLPLGRAEVSRFSNKEIRVQIEESVRGADVFIVQPTSPPANDNLMELLIMIDAMHRASVKRITAVIPFYGYAKQDRKTKGREPISAKLVANLLVTAGVDRVLTMDLHAGQIQGFFDIPVDNLVAQPLLARYFFSKKLTDLVVVSPDVGGTARARNFANYLGVDLAVIDKYRPTFAEVMVMGVIGNVEGKAAILVDDLIDTGGTLVEGVTALMERGAKEVYACSTHPVFSELALERIRFSCLSEVLVTNTIHLNQEEAHRRAGGKIKILSVAPIFAEAIKRIHGELSVSELFV; encoded by the coding sequence ATGATTGGATACAACGAAATCTCTCAACACTTGAAAATTTTCAGTGGGACAGCCAACGAGCACCTGGCCCAGGAGATTTGCTGGTATCTGGATTTGCCCTTGGGCCGTGCCGAAGTAAGTCGTTTCTCCAACAAGGAAATCCGGGTTCAGATCGAGGAAAGCGTCCGAGGTGCCGACGTATTTATCGTCCAACCGACATCCCCTCCGGCCAACGATAATCTCATGGAGCTACTGATCATGATCGATGCCATGCATCGGGCGTCGGTCAAGCGGATTACCGCGGTCATCCCCTTTTATGGGTATGCCAAGCAGGACCGTAAAACCAAGGGTCGTGAGCCGATTTCCGCCAAGTTGGTCGCTAACCTCCTGGTGACTGCCGGTGTGGATCGGGTGCTGACCATGGATCTGCATGCCGGACAAATCCAGGGGTTTTTCGATATACCGGTGGACAACCTGGTGGCCCAACCTCTTTTAGCCCGGTATTTTTTTTCTAAGAAGTTGACCGACCTGGTGGTGGTCAGTCCCGATGTGGGGGGGACAGCCAGGGCCCGAAATTTCGCTAATTATTTGGGAGTAGACTTGGCGGTTATCGACAAATACCGCCCGACCTTTGCCGAAGTGATGGTGATGGGAGTTATCGGAAATGTGGAAGGGAAAGCGGCTATCCTGGTGGACGATCTGATCGATACCGGGGGGACCCTGGTCGAAGGGGTGACCGCCTTGATGGAACGAGGCGCGAAAGAAGTCTATGCCTGTTCGACCCATCCTGTTTTCAGCGAATTGGCTCTGGAACGCATCCGGTTCTCCTGCCTGTCAGAAGTCCTGGTAACCAATACTATCCACCTCAACCAGGAGGAAGCGCACCGGCGAGCCGGTGGCAAGATCAAGATCCTGTCCGTCGCTCCAATATTCGCCGAGGCGATCAAACGAATTCATGGTGAACTGTCGGTCAGCGAACTGTTTGTCTGA